Proteins from a genomic interval of Colletes latitarsis isolate SP2378_abdomen chromosome 3, iyColLati1, whole genome shotgun sequence:
- the LOC143340559 gene encoding ATP-binding cassette sub-family C member 5-like isoform X2 → MENKTEDNVINEQSENNEIQYIDRERYNDSNQGQHFLLPSANSRSPKIAVEYIRRSNISRYNPALRNLIPIRHETQNKESMPADSAGLFSYIFYTWITPYIWRAYKKGITIQDIPRISSYETSKYNAQRLEVLWQEELNKRGPRSASLAIVAWRFVRTRICIAWFLLICSVICGFISPMILMKKVLERVQSPEEDTWVGIKWAVLLTCCDFLRMLFFTWTWNTNIRTALRLKSACTTLLYKKIMRLNNLGNKSTGELTNLFTNDSQRLFDVIIYGPMIISGPIIITCGIIYILWIFSPLAILGIFVFLIFYPCQYLISRIVGHFRSKTVVITDKRVKLTNEILECIKLIKMCSWEKYFSHKLLDIRRKEEHWLYKIVYFQSFAISLTSAIPVISAIVTFLAHLSSGSSLSASQAFPLTTFFGNMLRQALVSIKDSTRYFIDARIALKRFKSVLLLEEYTCHLSKPIVKSEAIAITNGTFVYENCTSRTNESKNINKKKKISFNPREKVELEKLNAPSNEIQYVKVLTDIKFGAAKNALIGICGHVGSGKSSLLLAALGQLKLTRGHVLREGSCAYVSQQAWIVNATLKENILFGSQFDAKRYYQALTVCNLKEDINMLPGGDETEIGERGINLSGGQKQRIALARAVYANRDIYVLDDPLSAVDVHVGSYIFKNLILGALKDKCILFVTHQVQFLKHCDEIFLMNNGRIVEQGTHNELVQSRKEYAAMVNNALFETEDNTKEKSTTITDIESKNFGNHLKTQIVGSSSDNNYENGEASQKTRKKGASLTTEEKVETGSLKSHTYHTYIKAAGGYFVAVLAFSTLFLSVGSSIFSTWWLATWIKAGGGNIIDPKTNETIVSDNLNDNPDFAYYQNIYGACIGAILFTSLLRGLIITYTTITASTTLHNKVFKKMIESSLTFFETTPSGRIQNIFSRDIDEVDHYIPISIENMVQNIFTCSFAIIFICSILPWFSLPLIILGAIFFYISKVFRVAMRDLKRMESVSRSPVLSFVTTTVHGLNTIHAFQKEEAFINKFEELFDLNNLCLYLCQSAMRWSASRLDSLAIASASITAFLVIALRSQLSPAFAGLAMAYSMQMTGVFQYTVRLMAETETRFISVERISYYLRTLQKEDTFDKAADEPPNEWPTHGNLEFHKVQLRYRKDLPLVLNNISFTIKAGEHIGIVGRTGAGKSSLIVALFRLVDICAGKIKIDGVNIAKMNLDLLRSKLSIIPQDPVLFSGTIRSNLDPFKQHSDFELWSALEKAQLKEKVILMTGQLDAFVQVGGNNLSIGERQLLCLTRALLRNTKVMVLDEATAAVDPETEVALQSTIQNEFSNCTVLTIAHRLKTVVSCDRIIVMKSGQIIEFDAPSVLLSNSNSEFSKMLASADKSMKES, encoded by the exons ATGGAAAACAAGACTGAGGATAATGTTATTAATGAGCAAAGCGAGAATAATGAGATACAGTATATCGATAGGGAAAG ATACAATGATTCTAATCAAGGACAGCATTTTCTACTTCCTAGTGCAAATTCACGCTCACCAAAAATAGCAGTAGAATATATTCGCAGGTCTAACATAAGTCGATATAATCCAGCTCTAAGAAATCTTATACCAATACGTCATGAGACACA GAATAAAGAAAGTATGCCAGCAGACAGTGCTGGATTATTTTCCTACATCTTTTATACTTGGATAACACCATATATATGGAGAGCATATAAGAAGGGTATTACCATACAAGATATACCACGTATTTCGTCTTATGAGACTTCCAAGTACAATGCACAGAG ATTAGAGGTACTTTGGCAAGAGGAGCTAAATAAACGTGGCCCGCGTTCAGCGTCACTTGCAATCGTTGCCTGGCGATTTGTTCGAACAAGGATATGCATAGCTTGGTTCTTACTAATATGTTCTGTGATTTGCGGATTTATAAGTCCT aTGATATTAATGAAAAAGGTATTGGAACGTGTTCAATCGCCGGAAGAAGATACGTGGGTTGGCATAAAATGGGCAGTATTACTAACATGCTGTGATTTCTTAAGAATGCTATTTTTTACGTGGACTTGGAATACAAATATTAGAACAGCATTAAGATTAAAGTCTGCTTGTACTACTCTTTTGTACAAGAAAATCATGAGATTAAATAACCTTGGAAATAAAAGTACAGGAGAA tTAACTAATTTATTTACTAACGATAGTCAGAGGCTTTTTGATGTAATCATTTATGGACCTATGATAATTAGTGGTCCAATAATTATTACCTGcggtataatttatatattatggATATTCAGTCCATTAGCCATTCTCGGAATATTcgtttttcttatattttatcCTTGTCAG TATCTTATTTCTCGCATAGTCGGACATTTTCGTTCCAAGACTGTTGTCATTACAGATAAACGAGTGAAACTGACGAACGAAATTTTAGAatgtataaaattaattaagatGTGTTCATGGGAAAAATACTTTAGTCATAAACTTCTTG ATATACGAAGGAAGGAAGAGCACTGGTTATATAAGATTGTATACTTCCAAAGTTTTGCTATTTCTTTAACATCAGCTATACCTGTAATATCAGCAATTGTTACATTTTTAGCTCATTTATCTTCAGGCAGTAGTTTATCTGCATCTCAG GCTTTCCCACTTACAACATTTTTTGGAAATATGCTGAGACAGGCACTCGTCTCGATTAAGGACTCTACACGATATTTTATCGACGCTCGTATTGCTCTTAAAAGATTCAAG AGTGTATTGCTATTAGAAGAATATACTTgccatttatcgaaaccaattGTGAAATCAGAAGCCATAGCTATCACTAATGGTACATTCGTTTATGAAAATTGTACCTCACGCACTAATGAATCAAAAAATATCAATAAGAAGAA AAAAATCTCATTTAACCCAAGGGAGAAAGTTGAATTGGAGAAACTGAACGCACCTTCTAACGAAAtccaatatgtgaaagtacttaCAGATATTAAATTTGGAGCAGCAAAGAATGCACTGATAGGTATCTGTGGTCATGTAGGAAGCGGAAAgtctagtctgctgcttgctgcTTTAGGACAATTGAAACTTACTCGTGGACACGTATTGAGAGAAGGTTCATGCGCTTATGTTAGTCAGCAAGCATGGATCGTTAATGCAACCCTTaaagaaaatatattatttggAAGCCAGTTTGATGCTAAACGATACTATCAAGCATTGACGGTTTGTAATTTAAAAGAAGACATAAACATGCTACCGGGTGGAGATGAAACTGAAATTGGTGAAAGAGGTATAAACCTTTCTGGAGGACAGAAGCAAAGAATTGCTCTTGCAAGAGCAGTTTACGCCAACAG aGATATTTATGTATTGGACGATCCATTAAGCGCAGTAGACGTTCATGTGGGATCttatattttcaagaatttaattCTTGGCGCGCTCAAAGACAAATGTATTCTTTTCGTAACGCATCAAGTCCAA TTTTTGAAACATTGCGATGAAATCTTTTTAATGAATAATGGTAGAATCGTGGAACAAGGTACACACAATGAACTCGTGCAGTCGAGGAAAGAATATGCCGCGATGGTGAACAATGCATTATTCGAAACAGAAGATAACACGAAAGA AAAGTCTACAACAATTACTGACATAGAAAGTAAGAATTTTGGAAACCATTTGAAAACGCAAATTGTAGGATCTAGTTCTGATAACAATTACGAGAACGGAGAGGCATCGCAGAAAACACGTAAAAAAG GAGCATCTCTAACTACAGAGGAAAAAGTGGAAACGGGTTCTTTGAAATCGCATACTTATCATACATATATAAAAGCTGCAGGTGGTTATTTCGTGGCTGTCTTAGCATTCTCTACACTTTTCTTAAGCGTTGGAAGCTCTATATTTAGTACTTGGTGGCTAGCAACGTGGATCAAAGCTGGCGGTGGA AACATTATCGATCCGAAAACTAATGAAACTATAGTATCGGACAATTTGAACGATAACCCTGACTTCGCCTATTATCAAAACATTTATGGTGCTTGCATTGGAGCAATTTTGTTCACGAGTCTGTTGCGTGGTTTAATTATAACGTATACTACGATAACAGCATCGACCACACTGCAcaataaagtatttaaaaaaatgatcgaATCCTCGTTAACTTTCTTTGAAACTACTCCCAGTGgaagaatacaaaatatattcagTCGAGACATAGACGAAG TTGATCATTACATACCGATTTCTATAGAGAATATGGTGCAGAATATCTTTACTTGTAGCTTTGCAATTATTTTCATATGCTCGATATTACCATGGTTCAGTTTACCGTTAATTATTCTTGGTGCTATCTTTTTCTATATAAGTAAAGTGTTCCG AGTAGCAATGAGGGATCTTAAACGAATGGAAAGTGTCTCAAGATCACCCGTTTTAAGTTTTGTTACAACTACCGTGCACGGTTTGAATACGATTCATGCATTTCAAAAGGAAGAAGCATTTATAAACAA ATTCGAAGAGTTGTTTGATTTAAATAATTTGTGTCTTTACCTGTGTCAATCAGCCATGAGATGGTCCGCCTCGAGACTTGACAGTTTGGCAATCGCTTCTGCTTCAATTACTGCATTTCTTGTGATAGCGCTCAGAAGTCAATTATCTCCAGCCTTTGCTGGCCTAGCAATGGCATACTCCATGCAAATGACAGGTGTCTTCCAGTACACTGTAAGATTAATGGCAGAAACAGAAACACGCTTTATAAGTGTTGAAAGAATAAGTTATTATTTAAGG ACGTTACAAAAGGAAGATACTTTCGATAAAGCTGCTGATGAACCTCCAAACGAGTGGCCGACTCATGGAAATTTGGAATTTCATAAAGTTCAATTGAGATATAGAAAAGACCTACCGCtcgtattaaataatatttcatttacTATTAAAGCTGGAGAACATATTG GTATTGTGGGAAGAACGGGAGCTGGGAAGAGTTCTCTCATTGTTGCCTTATTCCGATTAGTTGACATATGCGCCGGAAAGATTAAAATTGATGGTGTAAATATAGCTAAAATGAATTTGGACTTACTTAGAAGTAAATTATCTATAATTCCtcaagatcctgtgttatttagtGGAACCATAAG ATCAAATTTGGATCCGTTTAAACAACATAGTGACTTTGAACTCTGGAGCGCTTTAGAGAAAGCTCAATTGAAAGAAAAGGTAATACTTATGACGGGGCAATTAGATGCGTTTGTCCAAGTTGGAGGAAACAACTTGAGCATTGGTGAAAGGCAGTTGCTTTGTTTGACAAGAGCCCTTTTACGCAATACCAAA GTAATGGTATTGGACGAAGCAACAGCCGCTGTTGATCCTGAAACTGAAGTCGCTCTACAAAGTACAATACAAAACGAGTTTTCAAATTGTACTGTATTAACGATAGCTCACCGTTTAAAGACTGTTGTTTCATGCGATCGCATTATTGTTATGAAGAGCGGccaaataattgaatttgacGCACCGTCTGTACTCTTGTCCAATTCAAACTCGGAATTTTCAAAAATGCTGGCCTCAGCAGATAAGTCCATGAAAGAATCTTGA
- the LOC143340559 gene encoding ATP-binding cassette sub-family C member 5-like isoform X1, translating into MENKTEDNVINEQSENNEIQYIDRERYNDSNQGQHFLLPSANSRSPKIAVEYIRRSNISRYNPALRNLIPIRHETQNKESMPADSAGLFSYIFYTWITPYIWRAYKKGITIQDIPRISSYETSKYNAQRLEVLWQEELNKRGPRSASLAIVAWRFVRTRICIAWFLLICSVICGFISPMILMKKVLERVQSPEEDTWVGIKWAVLLTCCDFLRMLFFTWTWNTNIRTALRLKSACTTLLYKKIMRLNNLGNKSTGELTNLFTNDSQRLFDVIIYGPMIISGPIIITCGIIYILWIFSPLAILGIFVFLIFYPCQYLISRIVGHFRSKTVVITDKRVKLTNEILECIKLIKMCSWEKYFSHKLLDIRRKEEHWLYKIVYFQSFAISLTSAIPVISAIVTFLAHLSSGSSLSASQVFPFVSLLNTQFRSSFMFLQVALVNIAESKIVFNRLQSVLLLEEYTCHLSKPIVKSEAIAITNGTFVYENCTSRTNESKNINKKKKISFNPREKVELEKLNAPSNEIQYVKVLTDIKFGAAKNALIGICGHVGSGKSSLLLAALGQLKLTRGHVLREGSCAYVSQQAWIVNATLKENILFGSQFDAKRYYQALTVCNLKEDINMLPGGDETEIGERGINLSGGQKQRIALARAVYANRDIYVLDDPLSAVDVHVGSYIFKNLILGALKDKCILFVTHQVQFLKHCDEIFLMNNGRIVEQGTHNELVQSRKEYAAMVNNALFETEDNTKEKSTTITDIESKNFGNHLKTQIVGSSSDNNYENGEASQKTRKKGASLTTEEKVETGSLKSHTYHTYIKAAGGYFVAVLAFSTLFLSVGSSIFSTWWLATWIKAGGGNIIDPKTNETIVSDNLNDNPDFAYYQNIYGACIGAILFTSLLRGLIITYTTITASTTLHNKVFKKMIESSLTFFETTPSGRIQNIFSRDIDEVDHYIPISIENMVQNIFTCSFAIIFICSILPWFSLPLIILGAIFFYISKVFRVAMRDLKRMESVSRSPVLSFVTTTVHGLNTIHAFQKEEAFINKFEELFDLNNLCLYLCQSAMRWSASRLDSLAIASASITAFLVIALRSQLSPAFAGLAMAYSMQMTGVFQYTVRLMAETETRFISVERISYYLRTLQKEDTFDKAADEPPNEWPTHGNLEFHKVQLRYRKDLPLVLNNISFTIKAGEHIGIVGRTGAGKSSLIVALFRLVDICAGKIKIDGVNIAKMNLDLLRSKLSIIPQDPVLFSGTIRSNLDPFKQHSDFELWSALEKAQLKEKVILMTGQLDAFVQVGGNNLSIGERQLLCLTRALLRNTKVMVLDEATAAVDPETEVALQSTIQNEFSNCTVLTIAHRLKTVVSCDRIIVMKSGQIIEFDAPSVLLSNSNSEFSKMLASADKSMKES; encoded by the exons ATGGAAAACAAGACTGAGGATAATGTTATTAATGAGCAAAGCGAGAATAATGAGATACAGTATATCGATAGGGAAAG ATACAATGATTCTAATCAAGGACAGCATTTTCTACTTCCTAGTGCAAATTCACGCTCACCAAAAATAGCAGTAGAATATATTCGCAGGTCTAACATAAGTCGATATAATCCAGCTCTAAGAAATCTTATACCAATACGTCATGAGACACA GAATAAAGAAAGTATGCCAGCAGACAGTGCTGGATTATTTTCCTACATCTTTTATACTTGGATAACACCATATATATGGAGAGCATATAAGAAGGGTATTACCATACAAGATATACCACGTATTTCGTCTTATGAGACTTCCAAGTACAATGCACAGAG ATTAGAGGTACTTTGGCAAGAGGAGCTAAATAAACGTGGCCCGCGTTCAGCGTCACTTGCAATCGTTGCCTGGCGATTTGTTCGAACAAGGATATGCATAGCTTGGTTCTTACTAATATGTTCTGTGATTTGCGGATTTATAAGTCCT aTGATATTAATGAAAAAGGTATTGGAACGTGTTCAATCGCCGGAAGAAGATACGTGGGTTGGCATAAAATGGGCAGTATTACTAACATGCTGTGATTTCTTAAGAATGCTATTTTTTACGTGGACTTGGAATACAAATATTAGAACAGCATTAAGATTAAAGTCTGCTTGTACTACTCTTTTGTACAAGAAAATCATGAGATTAAATAACCTTGGAAATAAAAGTACAGGAGAA tTAACTAATTTATTTACTAACGATAGTCAGAGGCTTTTTGATGTAATCATTTATGGACCTATGATAATTAGTGGTCCAATAATTATTACCTGcggtataatttatatattatggATATTCAGTCCATTAGCCATTCTCGGAATATTcgtttttcttatattttatcCTTGTCAG TATCTTATTTCTCGCATAGTCGGACATTTTCGTTCCAAGACTGTTGTCATTACAGATAAACGAGTGAAACTGACGAACGAAATTTTAGAatgtataaaattaattaagatGTGTTCATGGGAAAAATACTTTAGTCATAAACTTCTTG ATATACGAAGGAAGGAAGAGCACTGGTTATATAAGATTGTATACTTCCAAAGTTTTGCTATTTCTTTAACATCAGCTATACCTGTAATATCAGCAATTGTTACATTTTTAGCTCATTTATCTTCAGGCAGTAGTTTATCTGCATCTCAG GTATTTCCCTTCGTATCATTACTCAATACTCAatttcgttcttctttcatgttTTTACAAGTGGCCTTAGTTAATATTGCTGAATCAAAGATAGTATTCAACAGACTGCAG AGTGTATTGCTATTAGAAGAATATACTTgccatttatcgaaaccaattGTGAAATCAGAAGCCATAGCTATCACTAATGGTACATTCGTTTATGAAAATTGTACCTCACGCACTAATGAATCAAAAAATATCAATAAGAAGAA AAAAATCTCATTTAACCCAAGGGAGAAAGTTGAATTGGAGAAACTGAACGCACCTTCTAACGAAAtccaatatgtgaaagtacttaCAGATATTAAATTTGGAGCAGCAAAGAATGCACTGATAGGTATCTGTGGTCATGTAGGAAGCGGAAAgtctagtctgctgcttgctgcTTTAGGACAATTGAAACTTACTCGTGGACACGTATTGAGAGAAGGTTCATGCGCTTATGTTAGTCAGCAAGCATGGATCGTTAATGCAACCCTTaaagaaaatatattatttggAAGCCAGTTTGATGCTAAACGATACTATCAAGCATTGACGGTTTGTAATTTAAAAGAAGACATAAACATGCTACCGGGTGGAGATGAAACTGAAATTGGTGAAAGAGGTATAAACCTTTCTGGAGGACAGAAGCAAAGAATTGCTCTTGCAAGAGCAGTTTACGCCAACAG aGATATTTATGTATTGGACGATCCATTAAGCGCAGTAGACGTTCATGTGGGATCttatattttcaagaatttaattCTTGGCGCGCTCAAAGACAAATGTATTCTTTTCGTAACGCATCAAGTCCAA TTTTTGAAACATTGCGATGAAATCTTTTTAATGAATAATGGTAGAATCGTGGAACAAGGTACACACAATGAACTCGTGCAGTCGAGGAAAGAATATGCCGCGATGGTGAACAATGCATTATTCGAAACAGAAGATAACACGAAAGA AAAGTCTACAACAATTACTGACATAGAAAGTAAGAATTTTGGAAACCATTTGAAAACGCAAATTGTAGGATCTAGTTCTGATAACAATTACGAGAACGGAGAGGCATCGCAGAAAACACGTAAAAAAG GAGCATCTCTAACTACAGAGGAAAAAGTGGAAACGGGTTCTTTGAAATCGCATACTTATCATACATATATAAAAGCTGCAGGTGGTTATTTCGTGGCTGTCTTAGCATTCTCTACACTTTTCTTAAGCGTTGGAAGCTCTATATTTAGTACTTGGTGGCTAGCAACGTGGATCAAAGCTGGCGGTGGA AACATTATCGATCCGAAAACTAATGAAACTATAGTATCGGACAATTTGAACGATAACCCTGACTTCGCCTATTATCAAAACATTTATGGTGCTTGCATTGGAGCAATTTTGTTCACGAGTCTGTTGCGTGGTTTAATTATAACGTATACTACGATAACAGCATCGACCACACTGCAcaataaagtatttaaaaaaatgatcgaATCCTCGTTAACTTTCTTTGAAACTACTCCCAGTGgaagaatacaaaatatattcagTCGAGACATAGACGAAG TTGATCATTACATACCGATTTCTATAGAGAATATGGTGCAGAATATCTTTACTTGTAGCTTTGCAATTATTTTCATATGCTCGATATTACCATGGTTCAGTTTACCGTTAATTATTCTTGGTGCTATCTTTTTCTATATAAGTAAAGTGTTCCG AGTAGCAATGAGGGATCTTAAACGAATGGAAAGTGTCTCAAGATCACCCGTTTTAAGTTTTGTTACAACTACCGTGCACGGTTTGAATACGATTCATGCATTTCAAAAGGAAGAAGCATTTATAAACAA ATTCGAAGAGTTGTTTGATTTAAATAATTTGTGTCTTTACCTGTGTCAATCAGCCATGAGATGGTCCGCCTCGAGACTTGACAGTTTGGCAATCGCTTCTGCTTCAATTACTGCATTTCTTGTGATAGCGCTCAGAAGTCAATTATCTCCAGCCTTTGCTGGCCTAGCAATGGCATACTCCATGCAAATGACAGGTGTCTTCCAGTACACTGTAAGATTAATGGCAGAAACAGAAACACGCTTTATAAGTGTTGAAAGAATAAGTTATTATTTAAGG ACGTTACAAAAGGAAGATACTTTCGATAAAGCTGCTGATGAACCTCCAAACGAGTGGCCGACTCATGGAAATTTGGAATTTCATAAAGTTCAATTGAGATATAGAAAAGACCTACCGCtcgtattaaataatatttcatttacTATTAAAGCTGGAGAACATATTG GTATTGTGGGAAGAACGGGAGCTGGGAAGAGTTCTCTCATTGTTGCCTTATTCCGATTAGTTGACATATGCGCCGGAAAGATTAAAATTGATGGTGTAAATATAGCTAAAATGAATTTGGACTTACTTAGAAGTAAATTATCTATAATTCCtcaagatcctgtgttatttagtGGAACCATAAG ATCAAATTTGGATCCGTTTAAACAACATAGTGACTTTGAACTCTGGAGCGCTTTAGAGAAAGCTCAATTGAAAGAAAAGGTAATACTTATGACGGGGCAATTAGATGCGTTTGTCCAAGTTGGAGGAAACAACTTGAGCATTGGTGAAAGGCAGTTGCTTTGTTTGACAAGAGCCCTTTTACGCAATACCAAA GTAATGGTATTGGACGAAGCAACAGCCGCTGTTGATCCTGAAACTGAAGTCGCTCTACAAAGTACAATACAAAACGAGTTTTCAAATTGTACTGTATTAACGATAGCTCACCGTTTAAAGACTGTTGTTTCATGCGATCGCATTATTGTTATGAAGAGCGGccaaataattgaatttgacGCACCGTCTGTACTCTTGTCCAATTCAAACTCGGAATTTTCAAAAATGCTGGCCTCAGCAGATAAGTCCATGAAAGAATCTTGA